AGCGCGTCGGCGCTGAACTGGTCATTCCCGACCTGGCCTCGCTCGGCCTCAAACTTGTCGGCGGGCGGCTGCTACCCGGTCCGACCGGCACGGCCGCGGCTTTTTACATGTATGAGAACGCGGCCGGCGAGCGCTACACGATCTATTGCGCCAGAGCGACGCAAGGCGAGACCGCGCTGCATTTCAAGACTGGCGAGCAATATGCCGCCGTCACCTGGGTCGACGACAAGGTCGGCTATGTGGTCAGCGGGCCGTCCAATCGCGACAAGCTCGAGACGGTCGCCAAGAACGTTTACGAGCAGATCGACAAGGGTGCGGCGAAGAAGGGGTGAGGCAGCGACATTCAACGCGTCATCACCGGGCTTGACCCGGTGATCCCGCTTAGTGACGCACGGCGCCCACCTAAGCGGGATGGCCGGATCAAGTCCGGCCATGACAACTAGGTAATATCCTTCCTCGGATCGTAGGGCTTCTCGTCGCGCAGTTTCTCGATCTCGCGCTTCAACTCGTCATCGATCTTCTCGGGCAGCATCACGCGCACCGTGGCGAGCAGATCGCCGACGGACTTGCCGCCCTTGGCTTTCAAACCCTTGCCCTTGAGACGGAAGGTGCGCCCGGCATTGGTGCCGGCGGGAATCGCCAGTTCGACGGCGCCGTCGAGCGTCGGCACTCGCACCTTGCCACCGAGCACCGCCTCATAGAGCGTGATCGGCAGCTCGAGGCGCAGGTCGTCGCCGTCGGCCTTGAACAGCGCATGTGGCGCGATATTGATCGTGATGATGGCGTCGCCGTTGCGGCCGAGCGGGCCCGGATAGCCCTGCCCCTTCAGCCTGATTTGTTGACCGCTAGCGATGCCCGCGGGAATCTTGACCTCGACATCCTTGCCGGTCGGCAGGCTGACGCGCGTCGTCGCGCCCTTTACGGCGTCGGTCAGCGAAATCGTCAGCGAAGCGGCAAGGTCCTGCCCGGTCGCCTGCGAGCCGAAATCTTCCGGTTCGAACTCGGTCGAGAAACCGCGCGTGCCGGGACCGCCCGCCCGCCCGCCGAACATGCCGCGCAAGAGGTCCTCGAAGCCCGAACCGCCGGCCCCGCCCGCCCGGCGCTGGAAGCCGTCCGGCCCGAACGAGAAACTCTCGAAACCGCCGCCACCACCCTGTCCAAAGCCCTGGCCGAAACCGCCCGCACCGGGATGGAAGCCACCGCCCGGCTGACCGGCGAACCCCTGGAAACGCGGCTTGCCTTCGGCGTCGATCTCGCCGCGGTCGAATGCCTTGCGCTTCTCATCGTCGCCGACGATCTCGTAAGCGGCATTCAGCTCGGCAAAGCGCGATGCTGCCTTGGCGTCGTTCTTGTTGGCGTCGGGATGGTGCTTTTTCGCAAGCTTGCGGAAGGCGGACTTGATCTCCGCCTCGCTCGCGGTCTTGGACACCCCCAGAACGGTGTAGGGGTCACGCATCCGTGGCAACTCCCGTCAAATCTCGTGAAACAGCCCCTTCGGGCGGCATTGTGCCGTCGAATCGGGACTTAATGTGGGGGCCCTGTTGCCGCGATGCAACGGAGTTGTGGCGCGCCGACCGCTCAGGAGCGTTTCCAGGGCTTCATCGAGCGTATTTCCCAGGCGCCTTTTCTCGGCCGACAGGCTTCGCCCTGCAGCCAGGCCTCCTTGGCGCCATTGACGTAGCTGGCCAGGAAGTCGCGGCAGGTCTGGTCGCCATTGACATAGGCCTGCGCGATCGGGGTCACGGTACCGCGCGCCCCGGTCGCCGGGTTCTCCCACGGCTGGCTGGCGTCCTTGCCGCCGCGCGTCAGCACTTCCTTGACCGCGACGCGAGCGAAAGCGAGATCGGCGGCCGGCGGGAGTTCGTCGGCTTCCTTGGAACCAGGCGGTGGGGTGATGGAGCCTGTGACATCGGAACTAGACCCGAACACCGATTCGAACGGTCCGGAGAGGCTGCAGCCGCCGGCAGCGAGCGCGACGAGCAGCGCAGACATACCGGCCAGCCCGCGCCATAGGCGGGGCGCGACGGTTCCTCTATATAAGGACCGACGGTCCGAACGGGCCATTTCACAGCCCAGTTGACGGGTCGGAAGACCGGTCACCGCGAAACTCCACCTGGTCAGACTTGCTCAAGACTGGAATTGCAATGTCCGAGACGACTTCGATTGAACACACAGTAAAGTTAACGAGTGGTGATTTTACGGAAGCCGACGAGCCGATGCGGCTGTTCGCCGCCTGGCTTGGCGATGCCACACAATCGGAACCGCGCGACCCGACGGCCATGACCTTGGCGACCGTCGACAGCGACGGCCTGCCGAATGCGCGCATGGTGCTGCTTAAGGGTGCCGACGCCGACGGCTTCGTCTTCTATACGAACACCGAAAGCCAGAAGGGCAACGAGCTCGCGGCCAACGCCAAGGCGGCGCTGGTGTTTCACTGGAAGTCGCTCAACCGGCAGGTCCGCGTGCGCGGCGTGGTCGAGCGCGTGACGCCGGAAGAAGCGGACGCCTATTTCGCCACGCGCCCCAAGCAGGCGCAGATCGGCGCCTGGGCCTCGCAGCAGTCGCGGCCGCTGGAAAGCCGCCTCGCCTTCGAGAAAGCCATCGCCGTCAACGCCGCCAAATACGCGCTCGGCACCGTGCCGCGGCCGCCACACTGGTCCGGCTTCCGCATCGTGCCCTCGTCCATCGAATTCTGGCACGATCGCCCGTTCCGCCTGCACGACCGCGTCGTCTTCAAGCGCGACAATCCCGGCGCGCCGTGGAGCAAGACGCGGCTTTATCCGTGATACGCCCCGCTTCCGCGGGGACGAACGGAGAGAAATCAGTTAGAAGAGAACATGCCCAATCCACCATCCAATCAGCCGCGCCGGACCCTGCTCCTGACCGGCGCCAGCCGCGGTATCGGCCACGCCACGGTGAAGCGCTTTTCCGCTGCCGGCTGGCGCGTCATCACCTGCTCGCGGCATCCGTTCCCGGAGAATTGCCCGTGGGATGCGGGACCTGAGGATCACATCCAGGTCGATCTCGCCGACGAGGCGAGCACTTTCGCGGCGATCGAGGAGATCAAGCGCCGCCTTGACGATCACGAACTGCATGCGCTGGTCAACAACGCCGCGATTTCACCGAAAGCCGAGGGCGGCAAGCGCCTCGGCTCGCTCGACACCACGATCGACGTGTGGAAGCGGGTGTTCAACGTCAACTTCCTGGCGCCGATCATGCTGGCGCGCGGCCTGGTCGACGAGTTGAAAGCGGTAAAAGGCTCGGTGGTGAACGTGACGTCGATCGCGGGCTCGCGCGTGCATCCGTTCGCCGGCGCGGCCTATGCGACGTCGAAGGCTGCCCTCGCCTCGCTGACGCGCGAGATGGCGTCCGACTTCGGCCGGCTCGGCATCCGCGTCAACGCCATCGCGCCGGGCGAGATCGACACGTCGATCCTGTCGCCGGGCACCGAGAAGATCGTCGAGCAGATTCCGATGCAGCGCCTCGGCACGCCGGATGAAGTCGCCAAGATCATCTACGTGCTGTGCACCGAGACCAGCTCATATGTGAACGGCGCCGAAATCCACATCAACGGCGGCCAGCACGTCTGATCTCGGCAATCCGTTGCGCACGTGGCGCAAATGCCGCGACGTTGAAGTAAATCCGATTCAAAGTGCGCGTGGCGTGTCGAACGGCGCCGGGCGGGTCGGCGGCCTGCGCCGGTTTTGCACGCCGGCAAATTGCAGCTTGTGCGTTTCGCCGCACGGGCACCTGAAATTCATCGGCGCCTTGAGCGGATTGATCATGTCCTCGTAGGCAATGCGGCTGATGACCGCGATGCCGGTATCCGGACACGTGATGATGATGCGCGGTCGGCCCATGGCTTCGTCCTCCAGCGGCTGCCCCAGCTTTCAGGCAATGAACGCAGGGGGATGCGGGGAGTTCCACAAGCGGCAGCAAAGCGAGTTCTCAGCGCCTTGGAGCTCCTTGTAAGGCGTAAGGCGGTAAGCTAAATTGCTGATATGAACCGTCCGATCCGCCCGCCAGCCGTCTATTCCAAGGTTTCGGTCAAAAGCCA
The Pseudolabrys sp. FHR47 genome window above contains:
- a CDS encoding DnaJ C-terminal domain-containing protein produces the protein MRDPYTVLGVSKTASEAEIKSAFRKLAKKHHPDANKNDAKAASRFAELNAAYEIVGDDEKRKAFDRGEIDAEGKPRFQGFAGQPGGGFHPGAGGFGQGFGQGGGGGFESFSFGPDGFQRRAGGAGGSGFEDLLRGMFGGRAGGPGTRGFSTEFEPEDFGSQATGQDLAASLTISLTDAVKGATTRVSLPTGKDVEVKIPAGIASGQQIRLKGQGYPGPLGRNGDAIITINIAPHALFKADGDDLRLELPITLYEAVLGGKVRVPTLDGAVELAIPAGTNAGRTFRLKGKGLKAKGGKSVGDLLATVRVMLPEKIDDELKREIEKLRDEKPYDPRKDIT
- a CDS encoding RT0821/Lpp0805 family surface protein, whose amino-acid sequence is MSALLVALAAGGCSLSGPFESVFGSSSDVTGSITPPPGSKEADELPPAADLAFARVAVKEVLTRGGKDASQPWENPATGARGTVTPIAQAYVNGDQTCRDFLASYVNGAKEAWLQGEACRPRKGAWEIRSMKPWKRS
- a CDS encoding SDR family NAD(P)-dependent oxidoreductase, with the translated sequence MPNPPSNQPRRTLLLTGASRGIGHATVKRFSAAGWRVITCSRHPFPENCPWDAGPEDHIQVDLADEASTFAAIEEIKRRLDDHELHALVNNAAISPKAEGGKRLGSLDTTIDVWKRVFNVNFLAPIMLARGLVDELKAVKGSVVNVTSIAGSRVHPFAGAAYATSKAALASLTREMASDFGRLGIRVNAIAPGEIDTSILSPGTEKIVEQIPMQRLGTPDEVAKIIYVLCTETSSYVNGAEIHINGGQHV
- the pdxH gene encoding pyridoxamine 5'-phosphate oxidase; the protein is MSETTSIEHTVKLTSGDFTEADEPMRLFAAWLGDATQSEPRDPTAMTLATVDSDGLPNARMVLLKGADADGFVFYTNTESQKGNELAANAKAALVFHWKSLNRQVRVRGVVERVTPEEADAYFATRPKQAQIGAWASQQSRPLESRLAFEKAIAVNAAKYALGTVPRPPHWSGFRIVPSSIEFWHDRPFRLHDRVVFKRDNPGAPWSKTRLYP